Sequence from the Amphiprion ocellaris isolate individual 3 ecotype Okinawa chromosome 1, ASM2253959v1, whole genome shotgun sequence genome:
AAAACACTTCAGtaaattattaataatgaaaTTCACCGACTAATACACCACAATTGTTCTGCTATTGCTTGATCTACTTTAAAAAATCATGCATCTTCATAAATTTGTTAGCAAAGTCAACCgaaatttaacattttctggtcatttttgagTGTGTGATCTACTTAACTTTAGGAGATTCCAACgtctatttttaattaaaactctttaatttttgaaaatttccaTCTTACTTGAAGTAGGATCTACTTTACTTTTGGAGGAAGATGGAAATATGGTCTAGAATCATAGTTTTTCTGTCAACTGGTTTATTACAGGTTTAGGGCTGGTTTAGGACTAGTTTAAGACTGGTTTAGGATAAGTTTAAGGctggttttggactagtttaGAGCTAGTTTAGGACTGGACTAGTTTAGAAGTAGTTTAGGATTAATATTGGACTGTTTTGGGACTGTTTTTTAACTAGTTTCGGACTGGTGTTTGACTGTTGTTGGACTACTTTAGGGCTGTTTTTGGACTAATTTAGGACCGGACTAGTTTAGAGCTAGTTTAGGactagttttggactggtttttaactgattttttgtgccttttttggtATCATTCACATTTTGAAGTTAGCAACTGCATATTTCTTATATTATCCTTTAAACACAAACTCTGTGCTTAGAGGTCATCACACATCCCTGTAATATTTAGTATTTATCCAAGAGACTCCTGTGAATCTGTGTTTAGTAATATTGAAGTTGCTGTTAAAACTGGAACTTCCAGCTTCTCCGTCTTCACAATTAAATCGAAACAGTAAATGAAGCAATTGTTTGCTGTATGCATGTGGCGTTATGTAAATGAATTTTGTTAAGAAAACATGCATGGTGTCTTGAACAGAGATGAATTCAAATGCAAATTCATTCAAAACTAGATTTATTCATGTGAGGATACAACATTTGTTACTGTTATTATTGCTAGATTTAATTATGCTACAGTTACATCCATTCACATGTTCTTTTTCCCAGTCTGCAACCATGAGTACATCTTCAACATCGCATCAGAGCGCAGAGCAGACGATTTCTCTGTATCTCCCCTGATGATGCTGTGGATCCAGGGCAAATATGAGGAAATCTTCATATAGACTCCATACTTGCGACTAGTGCAGGATTTGTCATAAGATAGGATCCCTGCAGCGTAAATGTCCCCAGTTTCAGCATCTGTGACAGCCAGAGCGCCTCCAGCATCACCAAAGCAAACATTCTCCTGAAACGTGGTGGGTCCAGTGCAGAACATGTTGTCATCTACAGCCGGCGTGTGATCAGAACTTTCATATTCTGCCTTACAGTCAGAGTCGTTGACCAGAGGCAGCACGAGGTATTTGAGGGATGCAGCATGAGTGAGGAGGGACCCCCAGCCCCAGCCAGCGATAACCCCTGACCCTCCCCTGGTGTTAGTCAGATCCTGGCCTCTCTCTGGCAAAGGGATGGGGGTAATTTTATCACTCATAACCACAGACTCCTTCAGCTGGATCAGAGCCAAGTTGTTATCCCAGTCAGACTGGTTCTGAAACCACGGATGGAGAACAACCTGCCGGAGGAGAATGTGATGGTTCTGGTCTTTaatctgcatttacatttttagtaaaGGTGTAAAAGCAAACTCTTTAGTGTTATCCTCAAAACGttcaaaaagagacagaaggaaagTGTCAGATGTaagaccgttcaaaagtttggagtcacccatacaatttcatgttttccatgaaaagtcacacttttattcatgtgctaacataactgcaaaagagttttctaatcatcaattagcctttcaacacaattaactaactcaatgtagcattagaacacaggagtgatgttgctagaaatgttcctctgtacctctatgtagatattccattaataatcagctgtttcctgctagaatagtcatttaccacattaacaatgtctagactggatttctgattcatttaatgttatcttcaatgaaaaaaatgcttttctttaaaaaataaggacatttctaagtgacaccaaatatttgaacattatattttgtttttgatacTTTAAATAAATGCTTCATAGCCATTTTGGCTATTTACTCAATGCAAAGACCAATTTCTCctcttgtgatattttttttagtcCTATAGCAATGAAGTAGAGATTGTTTCAAAAGACATTGGGGGCCATTAaagaaatacatgttttttaGGGGTGGTATCgcaaataaataaagttattgacTTATATAATCAGTTGTTGCAGATATGTCAAATAACAATAAGTTGCTGTTAAAAGTATAATTCAGAGTGGGGACAAGCAGTGGGAAAAATCTATGTGGAAACTGCAGCTCCTTCTTTTTAACAATTATACTGAAAGAGTAAATATTTGACATCATGTAGAAATATCAGATCAAACAAAATGCAATTGACCGCTGTATATTAGGTATCCATGGAAACCTCGAAAAATGCTTAgaattaaaccatttttttcaatattcttGCTCCTCATCAAATAATTTTACTCACCTTCTCTACAGCGACCTCTTTGGAGGCATCTGCTTCCACCTTTTGTGAGATTCCTAGGTACACTTTAGGGACAACGGGAACTTTTCCCCGAGTGTCCTGTCGACTCTTCCTGACAAAAAGGTTTCTTCCGGCCGTCAGCACCCAGCGGTCGGAGATGAGAGCTCCGCCTGCATAGCCTCCATCCAGGATACTCTCACCGATGTAGACCATGACCTGCCAGGGGACGTGAGGGGCCAGCATCCCCCCGATCATCCGCCTGGAACGTAGTGACgctagaaaataaataaataaatatttcctGATTTATTTGTCAGGATTTTGGTCTTTATATTTCaatgatttctgtttttttataaagtgaaatattgttcTCTAATGACCTCAATATAAAATTCGATGAATTAGGCCAACACAACATAAATATCGACATCACTGATCTCATTTTGATGTCTCTGATTACAGCTGCGTCATATCATATCCTCTTGATAAAATTCCACCTGTTGCTACTACTGCTACTGGCTTCCTTTATTCTGCACATTAATAATATTTCTGTAGTACTTCAACAATGCAAAGTCCATTTTTATACCTCTGAATGCACCATGAACCAGACCTTCTTCAAGTTACAGTCTGCCCTTTGAATACTTCTATTATGAACCTAAAGCTTATTCTTGTCCATAAGAGCAGGACATATATGCATTTTGCAAAAGCACAAACCTTTGATGTTCTTATAGACTCAAAACATCAagatatttttattgcttttctttctataAACTACTATTTGTGACTATTTTAGTTAGTGTGTCTGTCTATGATGGCTTTTGTGCATGACCGACTCATCTGGTTTTCTTCTGCTGTAGAGGTCTCATTGAGATCAAGGGAAAATGTGTTCTTCCTCGGGCCGAGTGAAACCTCTTGAACAAATGAAGTTTAACTAGTTCCTTTCCAAGATTTTTTGCACACAGACACGAAAAACACTTGATCACTTTGAGTATCTTTGCTTTGTCACTTACTTTCTTTCCCATTTTTCCTTGAATGCAACTCAAACATATTCAATAAAACATAGCCTGCTTCACTCCAGGGATATCATGTTGCAGCATACGCACAGCAGTCATTAAAGAATGTTGTTATCACTTCCAGAGAGATGCTGTTTAACAGAGCCTAAAAAGTGGCCTCTAATTAATTCATCGTGAAGCACAGGGGGGGAATCCATGGACTCTGTGCTTTAGAGCCAAATGTCTTTTGTGTGGGTGAGATAATCATGAAGAGTGTTTCAAATGATCTTCCCTTCAAAGTAATAGCAGCATCTTAAGCGTGTAAGTGGTTCCgttctgcactgtaaaaatatgatAATTAATTCTGTTATAAATTTACATCCTGGCAGGATTGATCTATGGAAGAAGATTTCCCCGTTTTTATTCAATCAATGGCTTACAAGCAACAAAAGAATGAACTTGCTAACTATTTTTGGTGCATTAGGGAGACTGCATTCGGTAATTGTGttacttttcatgtttttgccatCTCACcgtgttgtgttttattaacAATATCCTTCCTTCTCTCAtccagaaattatttttcaaCACGTCTCCGGTCAGGTTTTGGCACAAAATTTTCATTGATTATTCggtttatttaatattaaatggGTTGTTTGAAGAGAAGCAGGGAAAAAGACAATTTCCCTTCAGATACCGTAGCTCCAGAGTCAAAAGAGGAACAATATCTGAAATGAGCAGTTCCAGCCCTCAGATCCCATAGGGGATCCTGTGTCATTTCATGCAAGTGTTATCTGCCTGAACAGCAGCTGTCGAGGAGATATTAGTATAAACAGTAGTTTTATGGAGAACTGGAGCCTGTTGGGGCTGTTTGAATCTTGGGATCAGTGTTTGTGTACAAATGTGGTGTTGTATTCTGACTGTATGTGTTCCAGGCTTAATTCTGTTGGATCCTGTGGGGTGTGCTGTTGTAAATGCAACAATAACCTCAGACCATGTGATTCATTTAGCAGAACCAACAGTAACCACCTTGACATGGAGGTGTGGACCATCCCATTGGTCCAGACTCCATTATCTCAACAACTGTTGGAAAGATTTCTGTGAAATTTGGTACACAATCAAATCACCAAGTGGATGATTTAATAAAGAAGCAATAAGTTTTAATCAATCACAGTCATCAGGTCCAGTTTTCAAATTGCCCTTTACTGTCTGAGGATGTAATGAAGGCAACCTCACTGTCCTCTTTTAAATCTCttgattgtgtgttttcttgtgttctCTTATAACTGAATGCTGTTggagtattttttgaatgtttttatctaGTTTCATCTGTTTGgatttcttgtttctttctggttttctgcattttttaaacctaGTTATTTGATCAAAATACCTGCAACATTAATAAGTACTTATGGTGCCTGTCATATGGGCACATACACAATGAGCAGTGGATGTCTGAATTGATTTACTACATGTCATTCATATACTATCTCTCAGTTTCCTGTCACTCGTCACTGTTCTATCacataaaatgtctttaaaaaaagcaaaatgaatcttaaaaaatgactttctCATCGGCTTTAGCTGCGCTTTGCACTTTGTGTTAATTAGTTGGTAAGATGGTGCAACATGGTGACCATACAGTATGGAACAATATACCTGTTGAACTTCATCATGTTGAAATTATCATTGTGACATCTGCATTTAAGTCAAGGCAACACTGCAATGGAAACTGgctgtgctttgtttttgctgctcaaATACTGTACCCATGCCAACAAATATTATACTGTGTTGTTTTATCACACTAGTATATATGGAATATTCATGCAAAAAGTAGAAACTGATTTTGATTAAGACACCATGTTCATGAACAGAGGCATGATATTGTGTATCTCTGTGTTACCTGattcagtgcttttcttttcttcagtaTGAGCCACATCTGCCAGAGAGACCAATGCAGCCAGAAGGACCACAGTCAAAGGAAACCTTCAAACAAGTCAAATAatgaacaaacaataaatatctCTGTTCCTCTGGATTAGTGGAGacaatagataaataaattatatcaGTATGAAAAATTATGCATCGTACAAATCCGTTGTTTAATTATTGAGATCGATAATTTAGCATTTGATTTACaactgctcagaaaaaaaatcgcTGGATAGTTACtggaaaattcaacaaagacagaGATCCATTTAGAAACCATCAGGTCGAACCTTTGACAGTAAAACTTGTGCTTTGGTTGAAAGATGCATTTATTCACAGAGATTTaaacacgacaaaaaaataatgaaacttaCCCCATTTTGTTAATAGTATTCTGTCCTAAGTCTGCTGTGCATGTTCCCACTGGGGTTTTTATATCTGCAGAGAGGTTCTGCTGTGGAAGTTCCTGCTTGGCACAAAACCGCTGATTCCTGGAATCTGAAATTGTGAAATCTCACTTTCCATCAGTTGGAAGACTCTCTGCAGTCTGGGTAcaggaaaaacagcatttatttgTGGAACCTACAGTTTAGGATGAAAAGAATTCAGCTCAGTCTGTTAAATTAAACAGTCCAACACTAATGTCCTGTGACTCTTTGATCCCATTACGGATTCCGTGTTGATTGCAATCAGATTGAAAGTTtggtattttctgtattttgtaatCTTGCAAAGCAAGACAGTCAACAACAGTTTGTACTGTTTGCATCATAGTGTTACATCATAGTTCAAAGTAAACACTGATGACTGATTCTATCATTGTTGTCTTTTGTGGATGAGAAAGCAGCACGCTGTGCAGTTCATTATGTTATTACAGAGAGGAAGGCACAGATTGCCTCATTAGATTTTTCTGCAGGGAACAAAGATATACAAAATGTCATCACATTCCCATAAATAGTTAACGATGACAACAGTAATTCTGATTTGTGCTGCTCTGAGGAAAGTCCAGTCCCggctttgtgtatttatttacaaaaggTCACAGAGAGAATGCAGAGGCTTGGGATTATGATGAGACATTTAATTTCTGAATTTGCTGCTTTGATCAAGTCACACAATGGCctaacattatttattatggcaCGATGGGATGTACAAGTTACAGTCTCTGGAAAAagaatgtatttctgatgaAATGGTTTTGTAATTTAGATGATGAATGGCCATTTGGACTTCATCACAGATATCAAAAAAGAGTGCAAAAAATTATGCaatatttgttttcatctgaaaatCCAAATGTTATATTGTAACAGTATGTGAGCTATATTAATactgacaatgaaaatatgctgaggcctctctctttttcttacaTTCAATAAAACACAAGTTCTCACATCAAACAAGCCTGACTAGATAGATTTCTTACTCATGCTGTGGACCTAAAAGCTAGTTTAACAAGAGGATTTGAGGGTTCTTGGGAAATTCCTGTGGGTAATCAGTTTAAACTTAGAACTTGATATGAAAATCCTGAAGATCAAACAGTGATCTCAAATGAAGTCATTTTTATGGTGGCTGTGTTACTAAGGCGTCTTCAGTGACCTGAGGCGAGTGAACTCTTCACTGGATCAGACGCAGAAGCTGTGAATCTCTTCTCTAACCATCAGTGCTTCAGCCTCATCAGGAAAAGactgcacagaaacaaaataacatcatAAGCACCTGTTTCCTAGCCATGCTGATTTCAAGACTCTAAAAATATCATGTGTTACCATGAAATTGCACGGAAATTCATGTTCCCCAGAGGATGAGCTGCTGTGACTTAGGTGGTCATTTGACTTTTCATCTTTCACCATTATGAGGTTGATATTTGTTCAAACAACCAAAGCTAAATTGGTAGATTTAGAGTGGTTCTTTGTAAATGTCAGCATGGTCATAATGTCAATTAACAGTGCACATGGTAAATATTCCACCTGCTCAGCAACATTTTAATATTGGGACCATGGTGACCTTTACGCTGTTTTTCTGgaacctttattttgaaatcagaCTGTCGAGATGTGACCAGACTTGCATTTAAGCATCTTCAACCCCACCAGGACCTTGACCGTCCCCAAATGTGAAAAACGAAACTGTGGCTTTAGAGAGAGAATTCACTCAGGTCAACGTTGC
This genomic interval carries:
- the hp gene encoding haptoglobin, whose amino-acid sequence is MGFPLTVVLLAALVSLADVAHTEEKKSTESASLRSRRMIGGMLAPHVPWQVMVYIGESILDGGYAGGALISDRWVLTAGRNLFVRKSRQDTRGKVPVVPKVYLGISQKVEADASKEVAVEKVVLHPWFQNQSDWDNNLALIQLKESVVMSDKITPIPLPERGQDLTNTRGGSGVIAGWGWGSLLTHAASLKYLVLPLVNDSDCKAEYESSDHTPAVDDNMFCTGPTTFQENVCFGDAGGALAVTDAETGDIYAAGILSYDKSCTSRKYGVYMKISSYLPWIHSIIRGDTEKSSALRSDAMLKMYSWLQTGKKNM